Sequence from the Methanocella sp. genome:
GCGGCCGACGTCGCCCGAGCGCAACGAGCGGTTCCGGATCCCGCGGTTCCCGGGGCAGCGTGGCGAAGCGAGCGCGTCCTCCAGCGATAAGGAGCGTGTACTCCGGTATATCCGGGACCACCCTGAGGGCGTATCGTTCATCCAGATGAGCAACGATCTGGAGATAATACCGAACAATCTCACTTACATCACCAAGGAACTCGTCATCAACGACGATATAGAGAAAGTCAAGGGGCTGTACTACTATAAGTCCCACACGTCGCCCGCTGACGACAGCTCATCGTCCGTGGTCGTCTGGCGACTGGACGGCGATAAATAAAAGAGGCTGGATGTGAATGGTCGAAGCTAACGATAACATAGAAAATGAGACGATGTCAGACGACAATAATCAGGCATACGAGTTCGCCGAGAATAACAACACCATGCGAAAGCGGAGATCGGACGCGATCCCGATCGGGCTGAAGATCGGCTCGACCCGGACCGTGCTCGTGATGCCTAATTACGAGGGCAGCCTGGATATCGTGCGCACCCTGACGTGCGTCGCTAAGTACCGGGACCTTTTCACCGGAAAGCTGGCTACGAAATTCGGCGACGAGGCGGCCGAGGAGTACGCGGACTCCGTGTACTTCATGTTCCGCGCCGGCCTGCCCCAGGACGACGACAGCGTCAAGCTGGCCGCCCAGTTCATCGAGTATCTCGTTTACAAGTATAACATCCCCGAGAACAGCTATGTGACGCTGGCCCACCCGGCGGTCGAGAACGACCGGGGCCGAAAGAATCTGAAGGAGATCATTTCGGGCATGTCCATCGGCCGTGCCGGCAGGCAGGCCTGGTCCGAGGCGTTCTGCGGCGCCATCCCGGCCTTCGACGGCCTCGACGCCATCAAGAAGACCTTCATGAGCGTCAACATGGGCTCCACCACGCTGGAGATGAGCGTTTTCAGGAATGGCGAGCCCGTGCACACCGTGACACTCGGTACTATAAGCGGCAATATCGTGGACCGGAAAATAAGATTAGGCGTCCAGAACGAGACCCAGGGTATCGTGAACATAGACCTGAACACGGCCCGCAAGTACAAAGAGGAGTTTGCCAACTTCATCGACTACAAGCCTGTCTATGATTCCGTTCACATTCACGATAAAGGCCAGTACGGCTTCAAGATCGAGAAGAGCATCATGAAGCCCGTCGAGGAGTACGTGAACAACGTGGTCGAGGCAATCATGGAGAACTTCTTCCCCCAGTTAGCCCAGGACCATTACCAGACGTACAAGCGCGTCCTCTCGGAGCCGATCATACTGACGGGCGGCATGGCGTGCATCCCAGGTCTAAAAGAGAGAATACAGCAGCTCCTCTCGGACGAGCTGGAGCAGCATGTCACGGTCATATCGAGTGACCGGCCAGACCTGGCACCGGCAATAGGCGCCTACAGGATCTCCGAGTACACGCTGCAGTACCGCGAATAAGTGCGCCGATTATTTTCACGGCGCATATTCTCCTATTTTTAAGTATTCCTTTCGCTTACCATGGGCTATGGACGTGTAAGCATTGCCCAGCCTGCATTTGATGATGGTGGCAAAGCGGTTTGATAACTACCGCCTGGCCCTGGATAAGAAGAGGCGCGAGGTCTTCGACTACATCCTGTTCGAGCTCGCTGGCCGGAGGGAGGAGACGCTGGTCATGCACCCGAACCACACCGAGGCCGCCCTGATGAACGCTTTGATAGAGATGGAGATGCGCATCGAGGCGCTTGAGAAGAAAGGCTAAAGCCGATCCCGCCCCTAACACCGGTATAATAAAAATATGGAATGCCCGATATTGGGCTAAATGTAATTTCCTAACACTTTTGTGTGCTGATATAAGTGAACGCGGACATCGCGGCTTTGGCCCCTTCGCCCGCCGCCACGATGATCTGCTTCTGGGGCACGTCGCTGACGTCTCCGGCCGCGAACACGCCGCAAACGTTCGTCCTGCACCGCTCGTCGATGACGATCTCGCCACGGTCGTTGATCTCCAACAGGTCCTTGGCGAAGGCCACGTTCGGGAGCAACCCGACCTCGACGAACACGCCGCCTACGTTGAGCGTCTTACGCTCGCCGCCGGACGTGGAGACGATATCGACCGACTCCACGAAGTCCTTGCCGTTGATCCTGTCGACGGTATAGCCCATCAAAATGGCCACCTTATCGCTACTTTGTATCTTATCGACGACGACCTTATCCGCCTTCAGCGTGCTGCGGACGACCAGGAATATCTTCTTCGCCATGGGTATGAGGTCCATCACGGCCTCGGCCGCCGCATTCCCGCCGCCGATAACGGCCACGTCCATGCCCGAGAACAGCGGCCCATCGCACGTCGGGCAATAGCTCACGCCCTTATTCCTGAACTCCTTCTCGCCAGGTACGTTCAGCTCTTTCCACTTCGAGCCCGTGGCGACGACCACCGCCCTCGCCTCATAAGCGGTGCCGTCCGCCGCCATCGCCATGAAATAATCGCCTGCTTTCTCGAGCTTCGCCACGCGGCTCAGCTTTATGTCGATCTTCATGTCCTCGAGCTGCTTTTTGATGAGGGCAGCGAGCTGGGGGCCTGGTATGCTTTTATATCCCGGGTAGTTCTCCACGTTACCGGTCTTTGTCACGTTGCCGCCGACGGAGTCGGCGATCAGCTGAAGCGTAAGCCCCTTGCGCTTCGCGTAAATCGCCGCCGTCATGCCCGCCGGGCCGGCGCCGATGATGATGAGGTCGAGTAAAGCCATCACGCGATGAATGTCTCTAAAAAAGATTAATGTTCCGCACTCAGGAACTTGTCGATCTTCGGCGCGTTGAAGCCGACCATGACCCGGTCCCCGATGACGATTACCGGTGTCACCCTGATGCCGTACCTCTTAGCCATTTCCTCCAGCGCCTTCTTATTCGTCCGGACGTCGATGTCCTCGTAGGGCACGCCTTTTCTATCGAGGTATGCCTTAGCGCGGTTACAATCCGGGCAGGTGGGCTGGGAGTATATCTTGACCTTCATCATATAGACCATATCTATATTATACGGTTATATAATATAAAAGGATACCATAATAGAATAAAATGGCAATTTTTTACTTTTTAATATCCCGCCGCAGGTGAGATAAGTTCAGGCGCTCCAGTACCTCGCCGGCTGTATCCTCGAAGTCACGCTCGATACTTTTGAAATAATCCTTTTCTGCATCGTCGGCGCCCTCTACTTCTCTGACGGCGGCCGGTATCGTGATCATGCGGAACTTATGCCGTTCCTCTCCATCCCCACGCTCGATCATCTGGTTTAGGAGTAAGCTTATGGGTATGCCGGGTACTTTCCTGGACGTACCCGGTATTACCTTATTCTGTACGATTTTATTGCCCCCTTTAATAGTAATTTACCACTCGATTGTATATATACTAATCGAAAATCGTTCGCTTATATTAGAACAAAATACTAATATATTTCACTCACATACAAATATATCGACATATTGATACACTTGCGGTCAGTATTTCACGCGAGCGCGCGGCCGGATAATAGCCTGCTTTTCTCCAGGTCCCTTGCCACGTCGCCCAGCCCAAGGGACCGCAGCTTTTCCGGCGTCGGCCATCCCGTAGCCTTATCCCATCCCCTGAGCTCGTAATACTCGTCCAGCATTCTATCCAGATGCACTGCGCTGCCCTTATCCGGGCCGTTCGGCAGCGGCTCCATGAGCCTGTGTGGCAGACGGTCGTCCTTCCGCGTGAAGCCCTCCCGGGCGTTGAACGCCCGCTGCAGATTCCAGGCGCGCTCTCCGGCCTCCAGCAGCTTATCCTTTTCAAAAGAAAATCCTGTCAATGCAGACAGGTGCCGGGCGTACTGGCTCGGCTCCACGGTGAAGGCTAT
This genomic interval carries:
- a CDS encoding glutaredoxin family protein, producing MVYMMKVKIYSQPTCPDCNRAKAYLDRKGVPYEDIDVRTNKKALEEMAKRYGIRVTPVIVIGDRVMVGFNAPKIDKFLSAEH
- a CDS encoding NAD(P)/FAD-dependent oxidoreductase — its product is MALLDLIIIGAGPAGMTAAIYAKRKGLTLQLIADSVGGNVTKTGNVENYPGYKSIPGPQLAALIKKQLEDMKIDIKLSRVAKLEKAGDYFMAMAADGTAYEARAVVVATGSKWKELNVPGEKEFRNKGVSYCPTCDGPLFSGMDVAVIGGGNAAAEAVMDLIPMAKKIFLVVRSTLKADKVVVDKIQSSDKVAILMGYTVDRINGKDFVESVDIVSTSGGERKTLNVGGVFVEVGLLPNVAFAKDLLEINDRGEIVIDERCRTNVCGVFAAGDVSDVPQKQIIVAAGEGAKAAMSAFTYISTQKC
- a CDS encoding rod shape-determining protein — protein: MVEANDNIENETMSDDNNQAYEFAENNNTMRKRRSDAIPIGLKIGSTRTVLVMPNYEGSLDIVRTLTCVAKYRDLFTGKLATKFGDEAAEEYADSVYFMFRAGLPQDDDSVKLAAQFIEYLVYKYNIPENSYVTLAHPAVENDRGRKNLKEIISGMSIGRAGRQAWSEAFCGAIPAFDGLDAIKKTFMSVNMGSTTLEMSVFRNGEPVHTVTLGTISGNIVDRKIRLGVQNETQGIVNIDLNTARKYKEEFANFIDYKPVYDSVHIHDKGQYGFKIEKSIMKPVEEYVNNVVEAIMENFFPQLAQDHYQTYKRVLSEPIILTGGMACIPGLKERIQQLLSDELEQHVTVISSDRPDLAPAIGAYRISEYTLQYRE